One genomic region from Burkholderia latens encodes:
- a CDS encoding pseudouridine synthase, producing the protein MRTKLTVKNPKPASPTRAPVRSGSLVARKPVRAAAPPAADKPPRPKKAAAPAAAGERAFKPRGTDRPGADRAPAKRVPRDGGAERGDARPYRSGDDARPRRAVAEGGARAPYRDKADGYGDKRSFGERRAPSDRPARRSDDDARPRRAVAEGGARAPYRDKPAGDGAKRSFGERRASSDRPARRSDDDARPRRAGAEGGARAPYRDKPAGEGAKRSFGERRASSDRPARRSDDDARPRRAGAEGGARAPYRDKPAGDGAKRSFGERRAPSDRPARRSGDDARPRRAGTEGGTRAPYRDKPAGEGAKRSFGERSSTERRPTGTALKTAQPVKRRAADVDHGDETGLMRLSKRMSELGLCSRREADEWIEKGWVLVDGERIDTLGTKVRPDQKIEIDERASAAQAAQVTILLHKPVGYVSGQAEDGYEPASVLITRANQWSGDRSQIRFSPQHLHALAPAGRLDIDSTGLLVLTQNGVIAKQLIGEQSDIDKEYLVRVRFGDRLIDIDQHFPAESLAKLRHGLELDGVPLKPAMVSWQNGEQLRFVLREGKKRQIRRMCELVGLEVIGLKRVRMGRVMLGALPQGQWRYLSADESF; encoded by the coding sequence ATGCGCACCAAACTCACCGTCAAGAATCCGAAGCCGGCATCGCCGACCCGCGCCCCTGTCCGCTCCGGCAGCCTCGTCGCCCGCAAGCCGGTGCGCGCCGCCGCGCCGCCCGCAGCCGACAAGCCTCCGCGCCCCAAAAAGGCCGCCGCGCCAGCAGCTGCCGGGGAACGCGCGTTCAAGCCGCGCGGCACGGACCGCCCCGGTGCGGACCGCGCGCCGGCGAAACGTGTGCCGCGTGACGGTGGTGCCGAACGTGGCGACGCGCGTCCGTATCGCAGCGGCGACGACGCTCGGCCGCGCCGCGCAGTCGCCGAAGGTGGCGCACGCGCGCCCTATCGCGACAAGGCCGACGGCTACGGCGACAAGCGCAGCTTCGGCGAACGCCGCGCCCCGTCCGATCGCCCCGCACGCCGCAGTGACGACGATGCACGCCCGCGCCGCGCAGTCGCCGAAGGCGGCGCACGCGCGCCGTACCGCGACAAGCCGGCCGGCGACGGCGCGAAGCGCAGCTTCGGCGAACGCCGCGCATCGTCCGATCGTCCCGCACGCCGCAGCGACGACGATGCTCGCCCGCGCCGCGCAGGCGCCGAAGGCGGCGCACGCGCGCCGTACCGCGACAAACCGGCCGGCGAAGGCGCGAAGCGCAGCTTCGGCGAACGCCGCGCATCGTCCGATCGCCCCGCACGCCGCAGCGACGACGATGCACGCCCGCGCCGCGCAGGCGCCGAAGGCGGGGCACGCGCCCCGTACCGCGACAAGCCGGCCGGCGACGGCGCGAAGCGCAGCTTCGGCGAACGCCGCGCCCCGTCCGATCGTCCCGCCCGCCGCAGTGGCGACGATGCTCGCCCGCGCCGCGCAGGCACCGAAGGCGGCACACGCGCGCCGTACCGTGACAAGCCGGCCGGCGAAGGCGCGAAGCGCAGCTTCGGCGAACGCAGCAGCACCGAGCGCCGCCCGACCGGCACTGCGCTAAAGACCGCCCAACCGGTCAAGCGCCGCGCCGCCGACGTCGATCACGGCGACGAAACGGGCCTGATGCGCCTGTCGAAACGGATGTCCGAACTGGGCCTGTGCTCGCGCCGCGAAGCCGACGAATGGATCGAAAAGGGCTGGGTGCTGGTCGACGGCGAACGCATCGACACGCTCGGCACGAAGGTCCGTCCCGACCAGAAGATCGAGATCGACGAGCGCGCTAGCGCTGCGCAGGCTGCGCAAGTGACGATCCTGCTGCACAAGCCGGTCGGTTATGTGTCGGGGCAGGCCGAAGACGGCTACGAGCCCGCATCGGTGCTGATCACGCGCGCGAACCAGTGGAGCGGCGACCGCTCGCAGATCCGGTTCTCGCCGCAACACCTGCACGCGCTTGCGCCGGCCGGCCGGCTCGACATCGACTCGACGGGCCTGCTCGTGCTCACGCAGAACGGCGTGATCGCGAAACAGCTGATCGGCGAGCAATCGGACATCGACAAGGAATACCTGGTGCGCGTGCGCTTCGGCGATCGCCTGATCGACATCGACCAGCACTTCCCCGCCGAATCGCTCGCGAAACTGCGCCATGGTCTCGAACTCGACGGCGTGCCGCTGAAGCCGGCGATGGTGAGCTGGCAGAACGGCGAGCAGCTGCGCTTCGTGCTGCGCGAAGGCAAGAAGCGCCAGATCCGCCGGATGTGCGAACTGGTCGGACTCGAAGTGATCGGCCTGAAGCGCGTGCGGATGGGTCGGGTGATGCTCGGCGCGCTGCCGCAAGGCCAATGGCGCTACCTGTCAGCCGACGAATCGTTCTGA
- the def gene encoding peptide deformylase yields the protein MIREILKMGDPRLLEVAKPVERFDTPDLHEIVADMFETMHHANGAGLAAPQIGIGLQIIIFGFGSNNRYPDAPPVPETVLINPKIEYMPPDMEEGWEGCLSVPGMRGVVSRYSKVRYSGYDQFGAKIDRVAEGFHARVVQHEYDHLIGKLYPMRITDFTRFGFTEVLFPGLDPTGDD from the coding sequence ATGATTCGCGAGATCCTGAAGATGGGCGATCCGCGCTTGCTCGAAGTCGCGAAGCCGGTCGAGCGATTCGATACGCCCGACCTGCACGAGATCGTCGCGGACATGTTCGAGACGATGCACCACGCGAACGGTGCGGGGCTCGCCGCGCCGCAGATCGGCATCGGGCTGCAGATCATCATTTTCGGCTTCGGCAGCAACAACCGTTACCCGGACGCGCCGCCCGTGCCCGAGACCGTGCTGATCAACCCGAAGATCGAGTACATGCCGCCGGACATGGAGGAGGGCTGGGAGGGCTGCCTGTCGGTGCCTGGCATGCGCGGGGTCGTGAGTCGCTATTCGAAGGTGCGGTATAGCGGCTACGACCAGTTCGGCGCGAAGATCGATCGCGTCGCCGAGGGCTTCCACGCGCGCGTGGTCCAGCACGAATACGACCACCTGATCGGCAAGCTGTATCCGATGCGGATCACCGACTTCACGCGGTTCGGCTTCACCGAGGTGCTGTTCCCGGGGCTCGATCCGACCGGCGACGACTGA
- the ligA gene encoding NAD-dependent DNA ligase LigA, translated as MARTQAEPPASQPDARAAWLRDQLERANYAYYVLDQPDLPDAEYDRLFGELQQLEADHPELVTPDSPTQRVGGEVASGFTPVVHDAPMLSLNNGFADEDIVAFDKRVADALAKTTDLAGSVMDPVEYACELKFDGLAISLRYERGVFVQAATRGDGTTGEDVTENVRTIRSIPLKLKGAHVPAVLDVRGEVLMFKRDFARLNERQRAAEQREFANPRNAAAGSLRQLDPKITAQRPLSFFAYGIGVLDGMPMPDTHSALLDWYESLGLPVNRERAVVHGADGLLGFFRKVGEKRDSLPYDIDGVVYKVNRRDEQDRLGFVSRAPRFALAHKFPAQEALTKLVAIDVQVGRTGAITPVARLEPVFVGGATVTNATLHNEDEVRRKDIRIGDTVIVRRAGDVIPEVVGALLDRRPADAAEFVMPTECPVCGSKIERLPDEAIARCTGGLFCPAQRKQALWHFAQRRALDIDGLGEKIIDQLVELNLVRTPADLFNLGFATLAELDRFAEKSAQNLLDSLEKAKHTTLARFIYGLGIRHVGESTAKDLAKHFGSLNPIMDASIDELLEVNDVGPIVAESIHQFFAEEHNRTVIEQLRAPGKVTWPEGPPAPKAPQGVLAGKTVVLTGTLPNLTRDAAKEMLEAAGAKVAGSVSKKTDYVVAGAEAGSKLAKAEELGIPVLDEDGLHQLLEGNTP; from the coding sequence ATGGCCCGAACCCAAGCCGAACCGCCAGCCAGCCAGCCCGACGCGCGTGCCGCGTGGCTGCGCGATCAACTCGAGCGGGCGAACTACGCCTATTACGTGCTCGATCAGCCGGATCTGCCCGACGCCGAATACGACCGGCTGTTCGGCGAGCTGCAGCAACTCGAAGCCGATCATCCCGAACTCGTGACCCCCGATTCGCCGACGCAGCGCGTCGGCGGCGAAGTGGCGAGCGGGTTCACGCCGGTTGTCCACGACGCGCCGATGCTGTCGCTGAACAACGGCTTTGCCGATGAGGACATCGTCGCGTTCGACAAGCGCGTCGCCGATGCGCTCGCGAAGACGACCGATCTCGCCGGCTCGGTGATGGACCCTGTCGAATACGCATGCGAGCTGAAGTTCGACGGTCTCGCGATCTCGCTGCGCTACGAGCGCGGCGTGTTCGTGCAAGCCGCGACGCGCGGCGACGGCACGACCGGAGAGGACGTGACCGAGAACGTCCGCACGATCCGCTCGATCCCGCTGAAGCTGAAGGGCGCACACGTACCCGCCGTGCTCGACGTGCGCGGCGAAGTGCTGATGTTCAAGCGCGATTTCGCACGCCTGAACGAACGCCAGCGCGCGGCCGAGCAGCGCGAATTCGCAAACCCGCGCAACGCCGCGGCCGGCAGCCTGCGCCAGCTCGATCCGAAGATCACCGCGCAGCGTCCGCTGTCGTTCTTCGCGTACGGGATCGGCGTGCTTGACGGAATGCCGATGCCGGACACGCACAGCGCGCTGCTCGACTGGTACGAGTCGCTCGGCCTGCCGGTGAACCGCGAACGTGCGGTCGTGCACGGTGCCGATGGCTTGCTCGGCTTCTTCCGCAAGGTCGGCGAGAAGCGCGATTCGCTGCCGTACGACATCGACGGCGTCGTCTACAAGGTGAACCGGCGCGACGAACAGGATCGGCTCGGCTTCGTATCGCGTGCACCGCGTTTCGCGCTCGCGCACAAGTTCCCCGCACAGGAAGCGCTGACGAAACTCGTCGCGATCGACGTGCAGGTCGGCCGCACCGGTGCGATCACGCCGGTTGCGCGCCTCGAACCGGTGTTCGTCGGAGGCGCGACGGTGACCAACGCGACGCTGCACAACGAGGATGAAGTGCGCCGCAAGGACATCCGGATCGGCGACACCGTGATCGTGCGGCGGGCGGGCGACGTGATTCCGGAAGTGGTCGGCGCGCTGCTCGACCGACGTCCGGCGGACGCGGCCGAGTTCGTGATGCCGACCGAGTGCCCGGTGTGCGGCTCGAAGATCGAGCGTCTGCCGGACGAAGCGATCGCGCGCTGCACTGGCGGCCTGTTCTGTCCGGCGCAGCGCAAGCAGGCGTTGTGGCACTTTGCGCAGCGCCGCGCGCTCGACATCGACGGGCTCGGTGAGAAGATCATCGATCAGCTCGTCGAGTTGAATCTCGTGCGCACGCCGGCCGACCTGTTCAATCTCGGCTTCGCGACGCTCGCGGAGCTCGACCGGTTCGCGGAGAAATCCGCCCAGAACCTGCTCGACTCGCTCGAGAAGGCCAAGCACACAACGCTCGCGCGCTTCATCTACGGGCTCGGCATTCGCCATGTCGGCGAGTCGACCGCGAAGGATCTTGCGAAGCACTTCGGGTCGCTGAATCCGATCATGGATGCGTCGATCGACGAACTGCTCGAAGTAAACGACGTCGGGCCGATCGTCGCCGAGTCGATCCATCAGTTCTTCGCGGAAGAGCACAACCGCACCGTGATCGAGCAACTGCGCGCGCCCGGCAAGGTCACGTGGCCGGAAGGCCCGCCCGCACCGAAGGCGCCGCAGGGCGTGCTGGCCGGCAAGACCGTCGTACTGACGGGCACGCTGCCGAACCTCACGCGCGACGCGGCTAAGGAGATGCTCGAAGCGGCGGGCGCGAAGGTCGCCGGGTCGGTATCGAAGAAGACGGATTACGTGGTCGCGGGCGCCGAAGCGGGCAGCAAGCTCGCGAAGGCGGAGGAACTCGGGATCCCCGTACTGGACGAAGACGGACTGCATCAACTCCTGGAGGGCAATACGCCATGA
- a CDS encoding cell division protein ZipA C-terminal FtsZ-binding domain-containing protein, whose translation MDELTLGLIGAGAVVVGGVVVYNAWQGAKVRRRMPRPMPEEAAEAMNRPERDDELPFIEPVRQPVRREPAASAPAAAAAASAEAARVEPTFGGSASSGAAPADTPADLQAEATGTDVPSESAESAGQAVGEGTVTATQEAPADVASEPAEPVLPAATTISSAPPAIVDRRIDCIVPIRLGAPLPGDKILPIAQRLRRAGTKPVHIEGKPEGGHWELLQNGVRYEELRAAAQLANRSGALNELEFSEFVTGVQQFADAIDGAPEFPDMMETVAMARELDGFAAQCDAQLSINVMSDGAPWSANYVQAVASQDGLLLSRDGTRFVKLDAKQNPVFMLQFGDTNFLRDDLTYKGGNMITLVLDVPVAEEDILPFRLMCDYAKSLSERIGARVVDDSRRPLPESTLVAIDQQLMKLYAKLEEAGIPAGSPVTRRLFSQ comes from the coding sequence ATGGACGAGTTGACACTCGGATTGATCGGCGCCGGCGCCGTCGTGGTGGGCGGCGTCGTGGTCTACAACGCATGGCAGGGCGCGAAGGTGCGGCGCAGGATGCCGCGCCCGATGCCGGAGGAGGCGGCTGAGGCGATGAATCGCCCCGAGCGCGACGACGAGCTGCCGTTCATCGAGCCGGTGCGCCAGCCCGTGCGCCGCGAACCGGCGGCGTCGGCACCGGCCGCCGCGGCGGCTGCATCGGCCGAAGCCGCACGCGTCGAACCGACCTTCGGCGGCTCAGCGTCAAGCGGTGCGGCGCCTGCCGACACGCCGGCCGATCTGCAGGCCGAGGCCACCGGCACCGACGTGCCGTCGGAGTCCGCCGAGTCCGCCGGGCAGGCCGTCGGCGAAGGTACGGTCACTGCAACGCAGGAAGCACCGGCCGACGTGGCGAGCGAGCCGGCCGAACCCGTGCTGCCGGCCGCGACGACGATTTCGTCGGCGCCGCCGGCGATCGTCGACCGCCGGATCGACTGCATCGTGCCGATCCGCCTGGGCGCGCCGCTGCCGGGCGACAAGATCCTGCCGATCGCGCAGCGGCTGCGCCGCGCGGGCACCAAGCCCGTGCACATCGAGGGCAAGCCGGAAGGCGGCCATTGGGAGTTGCTGCAGAACGGCGTGCGCTATGAAGAGCTGCGCGCGGCCGCGCAGCTCGCGAACCGCAGCGGCGCGCTGAACGAGCTCGAATTCTCGGAGTTTGTCACCGGCGTCCAGCAGTTCGCCGACGCAATCGACGGCGCGCCCGAATTCCCGGACATGATGGAGACCGTCGCGATGGCGCGCGAGCTTGACGGCTTTGCCGCGCAGTGCGACGCGCAGCTGTCGATCAACGTGATGTCGGACGGTGCGCCGTGGTCCGCCAACTACGTGCAGGCCGTCGCGTCGCAGGACGGGCTCTTGCTGTCGCGCGACGGCACGCGGTTCGTGAAGCTCGACGCGAAGCAGAATCCGGTGTTCATGCTGCAGTTCGGCGACACGAACTTCCTGCGCGACGATCTCACCTACAAGGGCGGGAACATGATCACGCTGGTGCTCGACGTGCCGGTCGCCGAAGAGGACATCCTGCCGTTCCGGCTGATGTGCGACTACGCGAAGTCGCTGTCGGAGCGAATCGGCGCGCGAGTCGTCGACGATTCGCGCCGGCCGCTGCCGGAATCGACGCTGGTCGCGATCGACCAGCAACTGATGAAGCTGTACGCGAAGCTCGAGGAAGCGGGCATCCCGGCCGGGTCGCCGGTCACGCGGCGGTTGTTCAGTCAGTAA
- the smc gene encoding chromosome segregation protein SMC, with amino-acid sequence MRLSSIKLAGFKSFVDPTHFQVPGQLVGVVGPNGCGKSNIIDAVRWVLGESRASELRGESMQDVIFNGSTARKPGSRASVELIFDNSDGRAAGQWGQYGEIAVKRVLTRDGTSSYYINNLPARRRDIQDIFLGTGLGPRAYAIIGQGMIARIIEAKPEELRVFLEEAAGVSKYKERRRETENRLHDTRENLTRVEDIVRELGANLEKLEAQAVVATKYKELVADGEEKQRLLWLLRKNEAAGEQQKQQRAIEQAQIDLDAQTAKLREVEAQLETLRVAHYSASDAMQGAQGALYEANAEVSRLEAEIKFIVESRNRVQAQIAALNAQREQWRAQAEKAQDELEEAEEARAIADEKAALAEDAAAAKHDALPALEAKWRDAQAQLNDERARIAQTEQSLKLEAAHQRNADQQLQQLQQRHERLKAEAGGLDAPDEAQLEELRMQLAEQEEILAEAQARLSDAQEALPRLDGERRAAQERVQAESAQIHQLEARLAALKQLQENVQTEGKIQPWLDKHELGALPRLWKKLHVEAGWEAALEAVLRERLAALEVSNLDWVKAFATDAPPAKLAFYAPPMAGEAPAAPAGLRPVLSLVRIDDAGIRAVLNDWLGNVYVADDVAQALATRAQLPAGGAFVVKAGHIVTRVGVQLYAADSEQAGMLARQQEIENLTRQVRAQALLADDARTAAVRAEAAHTQATQALGDLRAQAERATQRVHALQMEVLKLAQAHERYTQRSTQIREELEEIGAQIDEQRALRAESEANFERFDGELAELQARFEDNQLAFEALDESLTQARQEARDLERGANDARFAARNAVTRIDELKRSIQVAHEQSERVAASLEDARAELETINEQTAHTGLQDALEIRAVKEEALQAARIELDDLTAKLRASDEQRLVAERSLQPLRDRITELQLKEQAARLAVEQFAEQLTAAEVDEEALRAKLTPDLKPSYLQGEVTRLNNAINALGPVNMAALDELKAASERKVFLDAQSADLTDAITTLEDAIHKIDQETRTLLQGTFDEVNRHFSDLFPRLFGGGQAKLIMTGDEILDAGVQVMAQPPGKKNATIHLLSGGEKALTATALVFAMFQLNPAPFCLLDEVDAPLDDANTERFANLVRAMSDKTQFLFISHNKIAMEMAQQLIGVTMQEQGVSRIVAVDMETAAGFAQN; translated from the coding sequence GTGCGTCTGAGCTCGATCAAACTCGCTGGCTTCAAATCCTTCGTCGATCCCACGCATTTCCAGGTTCCGGGCCAGTTGGTCGGCGTGGTAGGCCCGAACGGGTGCGGCAAGTCCAACATCATCGATGCCGTGCGCTGGGTGCTCGGCGAGTCGCGGGCGTCCGAGCTGCGCGGCGAGTCGATGCAGGACGTGATCTTCAACGGCTCGACCGCCCGCAAGCCCGGCAGCCGGGCGAGCGTGGAACTGATCTTCGACAACTCCGACGGCCGTGCGGCCGGACAGTGGGGGCAATACGGCGAGATCGCCGTCAAGCGCGTGCTCACGCGCGACGGCACGTCGAGCTACTACATCAACAACCTGCCGGCGCGCCGCCGCGACATCCAGGACATCTTCCTGGGCACGGGGCTCGGGCCGCGCGCCTACGCGATCATCGGGCAGGGCATGATCGCCCGGATCATCGAGGCGAAGCCGGAAGAGCTGCGCGTGTTTCTCGAGGAAGCCGCGGGGGTGTCGAAGTACAAGGAGCGCCGCCGCGAGACCGAGAACCGCCTGCACGACACGCGCGAGAACCTGACCCGCGTCGAGGACATCGTTCGCGAACTCGGCGCGAACCTCGAGAAGCTGGAGGCGCAGGCCGTCGTCGCGACCAAGTACAAGGAACTCGTCGCCGACGGCGAGGAGAAGCAGCGCCTGTTGTGGCTGCTGCGCAAGAACGAGGCCGCGGGCGAGCAGCAGAAGCAGCAGCGCGCGATCGAGCAGGCGCAGATCGACCTCGACGCGCAGACGGCGAAGCTGCGCGAGGTCGAGGCGCAGCTCGAAACGCTGCGGGTCGCGCATTACTCGGCGAGCGACGCGATGCAGGGCGCACAGGGCGCGCTGTACGAAGCGAACGCCGAAGTGAGCCGCCTCGAGGCCGAGATCAAGTTCATCGTCGAATCGCGCAACCGCGTGCAGGCGCAGATCGCCGCGCTGAACGCGCAGCGCGAGCAATGGCGTGCGCAGGCGGAGAAAGCGCAGGACGAGCTCGAGGAAGCCGAAGAGGCACGCGCGATCGCCGACGAGAAGGCCGCGCTCGCGGAAGACGCCGCCGCCGCAAAGCACGACGCGCTGCCGGCGCTCGAAGCGAAATGGCGCGACGCGCAGGCGCAGCTCAACGATGAGCGCGCGCGGATCGCGCAGACCGAACAGTCGCTGAAGCTCGAAGCCGCGCACCAGCGCAATGCGGACCAGCAGCTCCAGCAGCTCCAGCAGCGCCACGAGCGCCTGAAGGCCGAGGCGGGCGGCCTCGACGCACCCGATGAAGCGCAGCTCGAGGAACTGCGCATGCAGCTCGCCGAGCAGGAGGAAATTCTCGCGGAAGCGCAGGCACGTCTGAGCGATGCGCAGGAGGCGCTGCCGCGCCTCGACGGCGAGCGCCGTGCCGCGCAGGAGCGCGTGCAGGCGGAAAGCGCGCAGATCCACCAGCTCGAGGCGCGGCTGGCCGCACTCAAGCAACTGCAGGAGAACGTGCAGACCGAAGGCAAGATCCAGCCGTGGCTCGACAAGCACGAGCTCGGCGCGCTGCCGCGCCTTTGGAAGAAGCTGCATGTCGAAGCCGGCTGGGAAGCGGCGCTCGAAGCCGTGCTGCGCGAGCGCCTCGCCGCGCTTGAAGTGTCGAATCTCGACTGGGTGAAGGCATTCGCGACCGATGCGCCGCCGGCGAAGCTTGCGTTCTACGCGCCGCCGATGGCCGGTGAGGCGCCGGCCGCCCCGGCGGGCCTGCGCCCGGTGCTGTCGCTCGTGCGCATCGACGATGCGGGGATTCGCGCGGTGTTGAACGACTGGCTCGGCAACGTGTACGTCGCCGACGACGTCGCGCAGGCGCTCGCGACGCGTGCGCAACTGCCGGCGGGCGGCGCGTTCGTCGTCAAGGCCGGCCATATCGTCACGCGTGTCGGCGTGCAGCTGTACGCGGCCGATTCGGAGCAGGCCGGGATGCTGGCCCGCCAGCAGGAAATCGAAAACCTGACGCGCCAGGTGCGCGCGCAGGCGTTGCTCGCCGACGACGCGCGCACGGCAGCCGTGCGCGCGGAAGCCGCGCACACGCAGGCCACGCAGGCGCTCGGCGATCTGCGTGCGCAGGCCGAACGCGCGACACAGCGCGTGCACGCGCTGCAGATGGAGGTGCTGAAGCTCGCGCAGGCGCACGAGCGTTACACGCAGCGCAGCACGCAGATCCGCGAGGAGCTGGAGGAAATCGGCGCGCAGATCGACGAGCAGCGCGCGCTGCGCGCGGAATCCGAAGCGAACTTCGAGCGTTTCGACGGCGAGCTCGCGGAACTGCAGGCGCGCTTCGAGGACAACCAGCTTGCGTTCGAGGCGCTCGACGAATCGCTGACGCAGGCACGTCAGGAAGCGCGTGACCTCGAGCGCGGCGCGAACGACGCGCGTTTCGCCGCACGCAACGCGGTCACGCGGATCGACGAACTGAAGCGCAGCATCCAGGTCGCGCACGAGCAGAGCGAACGTGTGGCCGCGTCGCTGGAAGATGCGCGCGCGGAGCTTGAAACGATCAACGAGCAGACCGCGCACACGGGCTTGCAGGATGCGCTCGAAATTCGCGCGGTGAAGGAGGAGGCGCTCCAGGCCGCGCGGATCGAACTCGACGACCTGACCGCGAAGTTGCGCGCGTCCGACGAACAGCGTCTCGTCGCCGAACGTTCGCTGCAGCCGCTGCGCGACCGCATTACCGAGCTGCAGCTGAAGGAGCAGGCCGCGCGCCTGGCCGTCGAGCAGTTCGCCGAGCAGCTCACCGCCGCCGAGGTCGACGAGGAAGCGCTGCGCGCCAAGCTGACGCCGGACCTGAAACCGTCGTACCTGCAGGGCGAGGTCACGCGCCTGAACAACGCGATCAATGCGCTTGGCCCGGTGAACATGGCTGCACTCGACGAGCTGAAGGCCGCGAGCGAGCGCAAGGTGTTCCTCGATGCGCAATCCGCCGACCTGACCGACGCGATCACGACGCTCGAGGACGCGATCCACAAGATCGACCAGGAAACTCGTACGCTGCTGCAGGGCACGTTCGACGAGGTCAACCGTCACTTCAGCGATCTGTTCCCGCGCCTGTTCGGCGGCGGTCAGGCGAAGCTGATCATGACGGGCGACGAGATCCTCGACGCGGGCGTGCAGGTGATGGCGCAGCCGCCGGGCAAGAAGAACGCGACCATCCATCTGCTGTCGGGTGGTGAAAAGGCGTTGACCGCGACCGCATTGGTGTTCGCGATGTTCCAGTTGAACCCGGCGCCATTCTGTCTGCTCGACGAGGTCGACGCGCCGCTCGACGACGCGAACACGGAGCGTTTCGCGAACCTCGTGCGCGCGATGTCCGACAAGACGCAGTTCCTGTTCATCTCGCACAACAAGATCGCGATGGAGATGGCGCAGCAGCTGATCGGCGTGACGATGCAGGAGCAGGGCGTGTCGCGGATCGTCGCGGTGGACATGGAAACCGCCGCGGGTTTTGCCCAGAATTGA
- a CDS encoding DMT family transporter produces the protein MNNAVRGSLPTLAILIGASVWGLIWYPLRILASLGLTGTLASALTSAVAFLFVIVARHRTIATLRWHWVLPGIAITAGVTNLGFVWGTIHGEVLRVMLLFYLTPAWTAIYAHFLLRERLTWAGAGLAALSIGGAMLMLWSPKLGVPLPANPAEWAGLAAGLSFAMSNVLVIKASRELPEMRAEMRTATLFGGAAVFGAAASLVEGLPAAPASGQVGPAALIIVAIGVTMAANNLLVQYGLARVPANRASIIMLFEIVITALSAWVFANELPSAREWAGGACIVLATLLSSRVHRAAPASGKPGGGRDGARAMV, from the coding sequence ATGAACAACGCGGTACGCGGCAGCCTGCCGACGCTGGCCATCCTGATCGGCGCGTCGGTATGGGGCCTGATCTGGTATCCGCTGCGGATTCTCGCGTCGCTCGGGCTGACCGGCACGCTGGCCAGCGCGCTGACGAGCGCGGTCGCGTTCCTGTTCGTGATCGTGGCCCGGCACCGCACGATCGCGACGCTGCGCTGGCACTGGGTGCTGCCCGGCATCGCGATCACGGCTGGCGTGACCAACCTGGGGTTCGTGTGGGGCACGATTCACGGCGAAGTGCTGCGCGTGATGCTGCTGTTCTATCTGACGCCGGCTTGGACCGCGATCTATGCGCACTTCCTGCTGCGCGAGCGGCTGACGTGGGCCGGCGCCGGCCTCGCGGCGCTGTCGATCGGCGGCGCGATGCTGATGCTGTGGTCGCCGAAGCTCGGCGTGCCGCTGCCGGCCAATCCGGCCGAATGGGCGGGCCTTGCTGCGGGCCTCAGTTTCGCGATGAGCAACGTGCTCGTGATCAAGGCGAGTCGCGAGCTTCCGGAGATGCGCGCCGAGATGCGCACCGCGACGCTGTTCGGCGGCGCGGCGGTGTTCGGCGCGGCCGCGTCGCTGGTCGAAGGACTGCCGGCGGCGCCCGCCAGCGGGCAAGTCGGTCCGGCCGCGCTGATCATCGTCGCGATCGGCGTGACGATGGCCGCAAATAATCTGCTTGTGCAGTACGGGCTCGCGCGCGTGCCCGCGAACCGCGCGTCGATCATCATGTTGTTCGAGATCGTGATCACCGCGCTGTCCGCGTGGGTGTTCGCGAACGAATTGCCGAGCGCGCGCGAGTGGGCGGGCGGCGCGTGCATCGTGCTGGCGACGCTGCTGTCGAGCCGGGTCCATCGCGCCGCGCCCGCATCGGGCAAACCCGGCGGCGGTCGGGACGGCGCACGCGCGATGGTATGA